The genomic region GAATGGTTGTGATCGAGAGTGCCGTTTTGCTGCTATCAGGTTGAGATCTGATCGACTCTCAGCCTTGAACGCCGGCGCCGCAGCCGATCATTGGCTCGAAACGTGCCGGTGTCCTTTTCCTCTCGATCGGCGGCCTAGCGAGGTTCGGCCATAACCATCCGCGCCGACAGCGTGACGATGCACATGAGCGCGCCTAACATGCCGAACGCAAAAGGCAAGCCGGTCATGTGTGCGACGAGCCCGATGCTGGCGGGACCCATCAGTATACCGGCGTAGCCAGCTGTCGTGATGACCGCGATTGCAACGCCCACCGGCATCACCTTCTGTTTGCCGGCGCGGCGACACAGCACAGGTACAACATTTGAAATACCCAATCCAATAAGCAGGAACCCCGCCATGGCAATCACCGCAACCGGCGCGGCGACCACAGCCAGGAAGCCTATCATGATTGGTAGAGTTCCGAGCATCAATGTGGCACGGTCGCCGATTCGCTCCACTACGGCATCTCCGCCGAGACGTCCCGCAGTCATCGCGATGGCGAAGAGCATACAGCCAAGACCTCCATGCGCCTCAGCGAGAAGATCTTGCCCAACGAGAAGCAAAGCGCTCCAATCAAGCATTGCACCTTCGACAAGAAACGTAATAGCCGCGAGCGCAGCTATTAGCACCACGCTGCGATGGGGCAAGACAAACACTGGCCCCTGCTGCCTTACACTCGTCGCGGTCAACCGCGGCCAGGCCGACCCAATCGCGATCATCATAAACATCGAACAGACTAACGTCGAAAAAAGCGGACCAAGCTGAAGCGAAAGGAACAAAGTCACGGCGGCAGAGCCGGTGAATTCGCCGATGCTGTAATGGGCATGGAAGCCGGACATCAATGGACGGCCGGTGGCGCGCTCCAGTTCAATCGCATAGATGTTCATGGCTACATCGATCGCCCCCAGTGAAACGCCGAACGCAAACAGCGTGGCACCGAGCGCAAGAGGTGTTCCGGCGATAGCAAGCCACGGCAGGATAAGCGCGAGGCCGAGTCCACCGACGAAGATAATGGGCTTGCTGCCGTACCGCGCATTCGACACGCTGGTCAAAAGCATAGCGAGAACGGATCCCATTCCGAGACAGAGCAGCAGAAGACCGAGCATGCGGTCATCTACCGCGAGCCGCTCCTTGGCGAGCGGCACCAAAGGCGCCCACGCCGCGAGGCCAAATCCGGCAACAAAAAACGCAAGCCGCGTCCCAAGCTTTCCGGCTGCCCAATTGGCAGATGGTATCACAGGCACTCCTGAGAGAACGGGCTGGTGAGCGCGGCGCCCCTCATCCTGTGTGCGCCGCCTGCAAGCGGTCCGATGATGGCCTCACGTTGACATTTTTCATCCCTGCAAATGCGATGCCATCGCAAAAGCTCGAGCCACTCCCGGAGTGGCAAGCGTCAACGCGGAATGATCGTCAAGCCCCGGACACCGGTTTGGCCTATCTTTCTCGGATAGCTAGCCGTACGAAGGACACTAGTCTTTGCTTGTTTCCGACGGTTAGAGGCGCAACAGCTCGAGTTGCCTTTGTCGCAAAGCGCACAAAGCCGACGGCACCCGGACCTTGCGTTTACTTCGAGAAGAACACCACAGCTCGCGTGAACACGGCCGTCAGCTCCCCGGCAGCATTTGCTGTCAATCTGGAAGCTCTCACAAAACGCAAAGGCGCTGCGCTACGCCTGAGCTCAATACACGAACATTCATGGAGGACCGGAGCTGACCGCGGGGAACTTCTACGCTATACCGGGGCATCGGATCGCGGCAGATCATCCGAACGTGACGGAAAATCAGAGCTGCGATTCCAAATTCCCGGTGTCGGAGCGCTGGGTTGTGATGGAGCAATCAACCAAATCCTCCCTGCCATTTATGTTGGCGCCAGAAGGGCAGCATCGGCGTCGCGTGCAGTCATCAATTACCTTTGCTATCTGGTTAGGTCCAGGAAGCGTGCGTTCGATAGCGAGCTGGTCGCCGGCATCCCTCAAGCGCTTATATCCGCGGAGCGCCGCGACTGTCGTTCTGACCAGGTCGGACTGTGCGTGGTAACGAATGAGTATAGCAAGCAAAAATCGATCAGTATTGTCGCCGTCATCACGCTGTAAGCCCAGCCGTTCTGCACGAGATCGAGCTCGATCAACACCCGTGACAGACCGAATCCCACGATCCAAGCATCAAAGCTCATGCAAATGCGTCGAAACATCTCCGGATCAAGCCGCCGAATGACGTAGGATCCCAGCGGGATGCCGAGCAAAACACTGGGTATAAAGGCATAAAGCAGGCTGCCGCTTTCGGAAATGAAAAGGCCGAGCTTGTAGTAGACAAAGGCAGTCGCGCTCGATTCCACTACGCGAACCAGGGCAAGACCGGCGCGAAATTCGTTTTTGACGAGGCCCTGGTTGTTAAACAGCATGGCCAAAGGCGGGCCAGAGATAGTCGTCACCGAATAGAGGATGCCCAGCATCGACCCGAATGGCAGACCGATCAGCCAGCTCGCTTCGATAGGGCGGCGCCAGCCCGCGGCTTGCAACAAGATCAGGGGCAAAATGATCGTGTACGTGGCGAATTTGATCCAGCCCGGCTGCAGTGAGGCCAACGCATAGCCCCCGAGCGCAATGCCTGGCAAGAGCCCAAGCAAGATGGGAAACACTCGTCTCCAAACCGCCGGCACACCCTTCAGATTGATGAAGAGAACGTAAACGTTGACGAAGACTTCGATGATAACAATGGCCGGGTTGAGAATGCGATTGGGGTAGAAAACCAGCGCAAGGGGTACAGTGAGCGACGAAAAACCGTAGCCAATGGCTCCATTTACAAAGGCCGCAAAACAAGTTGTTGCGGCCAAAAATAGCATAGCACCATCAAACTCAGGCATTTACTTAACCTTCCTAGTCCGGAGCGCGTCCGATCACACGTCAGCGAATCAGACGTGGACATTGGTCATCAGGATTGCGGCAGATTCCGCCCTCGCTTCGCAGCTCCGGCGACCTTCACATTGGCTTTTGGCCGTGGCCAAGCGCGCTAGTTTCTCTTATTATCGACTTCGGTTGTATGAAGCTGCGTTGTACTTCCCCTACCCGACCGCGATCACTCAGCTAATACGTGTCAGTCTATTTTTCGGCTGTCGATCGCTGGTTTTCGTATCGAAGCCATGACTGCGGCGGTCGTAGATGCGAGGGGCCCCTGACGACCAGTTCCGAACGGTCCCCAGTGGACTTGAACTGTCGGCAACTAAACCCTAAGGTCGTTGCAACCCAGAGGTCGTCGTTTTCAACTAGCAATGCGAGGCGCTCAGACGGGAGTAAAGCAATTCGCTCCAGAGACGTTGGGATAATAGCAACATCACCTTTTCAGCGTTGACAAGTTCTTCGCCGGCCGCCTGACGCAGCGGTCGGCGAACAACGCCCTATCCGGAGCAGCAATCGAGCGAACGCGGATTGATTAATCGTTACTATTTGGCCAGCTGGACATCAGCAGCGCCGGTGAGTTCAACCTCTGTGCCGTTCTTCCCGTGACCGGCGCTCGCGTCGGCTCGGTGATCGGACGCGATTGCGACATAGACCGCCGGCAGCACGAAGAGAGTGAAGAGCGTGCCGATAGACATGCCAGCGACGAGCACCAGCCCGATCGAAAAGCGACTCGCGGCGCCAGCTCCCGTTGCGGTCAACAAGGGTATGAGGCCCGTGACCATCGCCGCCGTCGTCATCAAGATTGGACGCAACCGGACGCGCGCCGCCATCTCTATAGCCGAGCGACGGTCAAGTCGCTCCTTGAGCTGCAGTTCATTGGCGAACTCAACCATCAAGATGCCATGCTTGGAAATCAACCCGACCAGCGTTAGCAGTCCGACCTGGGTGTAGATGTTGATCGTCGCCCAGCCCAAAAATAGCGGTATCAGGGCGCCGACGATTGCCATCGGCACGCTGATCATAATAACGAGGGGATCGCGCAGACTTTCGAACTGCGCCGCAAGCGCCAAGAATATGACGATAAGGGCAAACGCGAAGGTAATGGCCAGTTGGTTACCCTCGTGCACATATTGCCGGGCGTCGGCAAGGAAGTCGTGGCTGAAGCCTGCGGGCAGTTTCTTTGCCTGCGCTTCCAGGAAGTCCACGGCCTGACCGATCGTAACGCCGGGCATCGGCACGGCTTGAAAGGTCGCGCAGTTGAGCTGGTTGTAGTGCGTGAGTGCGTTCGGATCAGTCGCAGTCTCCACCGAGACTACGGTAGACAGCGGAAGCATCGAACCTTTCGCGGTCTTCACATAATAGTTTCCGATCGCTTCCGGGGCCAGGCGTTGCTCGCGGGGCACCTGCGGAATCACTTGGTACGAACGGCCTTGCAGATTGAAGTGATTGACGTAGTTTCCGCCAAGTAGGGTGGCGAGCGCGTTACCAATATTCTGCATGGTGATGCCAAGATCGTTGGCCTTCGATCGATCGACCTTGATTCGTACCACGGGCTGATTGAACTCGAGGTCAGAATCGCTGACCATGAACAGACCGCTTTTGCGCGCGGCATCCTTCAGGTTCGACATCTGCTCATAGACGGATTGGAAACCTAGCGTCGAATTGATCACCATCTGCACTGGTAGCCCGTCCGTGCCTCCCGGAAGCGACGGCAGGCTAAACGCAAATGCGTTAATACCTTCGATTTTGGACAGCTCGACCTGGACAAGGGACTTTAGCGCGATCGATGACCGCTTGCGCTCATCCCAAGGCTTGAGCAACATGCCGGCCATCCCTCCCCGCGAGCCGCTAGTGCCGTTGAGCACGAAGCTCAAATCGGTCTCGGGAAACTTCTGAAACGCCTTTTCGAGCTTGGCGCCGTAATAGTTGAGGTAGTCGATGTTGGCGTATTTCGGCGCTTTGGTTAGCGCGAATACAATCCCTTGATCTTCCTCCGGCGCGAGTTCCTTGGAAGTGTGCATATAGAGAAAACCGACGAGACCCAGCATGGTCAGGGCGAACAGCCCGGTAATCGGACGATAGTCGAGCGAGCGGTCGAGCTTGCGTCCGTACCAGCGTGTCGTGGCGCCAAACACGCGGTTCACAACTCTTGCAAACCGCCCCTTCTCAGCGCTCTTCAGGCAGACCGAGCACATCATCGGCGACAGCGTCAAAGCGATCACGCCCGACACGATCACCGCCCCCGCCAGCGTAAACGCGAACTCGCGGAACAGCGCGCCGGTGACGCCCCCGAGAAAACCGATGGGCGCGTATACGGCGGCCAACGTAATCGTCATGGAGACGACGGGGCCCACGATCTCGCGCGCGCCTCTCGCAGCAGCCTGGAGGGGCGGCGCACCTTCTTCCAGATGGCGATGAACGTTCTCCACCACGACGATCGCGTCGTCGACCACGAGACCGATCGCGAGTACCATCGCAAGGAGGGTAAGGAGATTGAATGAAAATCCCAGCGCCAGCATCATGCTGCAGACACCGACGAGCGACAACGGAATGGTAACGACGGGAATGATTACCGACCGCAGCGAGGCCAGGAATAGAAAGATGACCACCACCACTATCACGACGGCCTCAATGAGCGTCTTCTCCACTTCATCGATCGACGATTGAATGAATTTGGTGGAATCGTAGGCCACTTTCATCTTCAGTGCCGGCGGCAGGTTACGTTCCATTTCTGGAAACAGCGCCCGAACACCTCGCACTATGTTTAGCGGATTGCCCTGCGGGCTCGCCTGGACACCGATGAAGACCGCGTGCTCGCCGTTCATGGAGACGCTGACGTCTGTGGTCTGCGCGGCAAGCTCGACTGCCGCAATGTCCTCCATGCGTACAAAGCCGCCGTCATTCGCTTTGACGACCATGCGCTTGAAGTCATCGACACTCCGCAGGTCGGTGTTTGTCGTGACGTCGGAGATGGTGAAATAGCCCTTGGTCTGACCGGACGCGGCCTGGAAGTTGTTGGCGGCGATTGCGGCCGAAACATCTGCCGGCGACACGCCGTGCCCCGCCATTTTCGCAGCATCGAGCCATAGCCGCATCGCAAAACTTTGGCTGCCCAGGATGTCAGCCGCCGCAACGCCGTCGACGGTCGACATAACCGGTTGCACGACGCGCGAGAGATAGTCCGAGATCGCGCTGGCCGTCAGTTCCTCGCTGGAGAAGGCGATGTACATGACAGCGGTAGCCTGACCGCTTGACTTAGTGACGACCGGATCGTTCGATTCTTTCGGGATTAACGATTTGACTGAATTGACCTTAGACAGCACCTCGGTGAGTGCCTCGTTGGGATCGAAATTGAGCTTGATGTAGACTTGGATCGTCGACGCACCGAGCACAGATGAGGAAGTGACATAGTCGACGCCCTCTGCGGAAGCGACCGCCTGCTCCAGAGGAGTGGTGATGAACCCCTGGATCATGTCGGCGGAGGCGCCAGGATAGGAGGTCGTGATATTGACGACCGTGTTAGACAGTTTGGGATACTGCCGGATTGGCAGAACAGCGGCCGCGCGAAGGCCGATCAGCAAGATCAGTAGACTGACGACGATAGATAAAACCGGACGCTTGATGAAAAGCTCTGTAAATGTCATCTCGACTCGCATTCAAAGAGGGTGACGCAAACTCGCTAGCGAGTCGCGCGACAGCCATCGTTATTAAAGCGGCAACTGCGGCCAGGCCCCTGCTATAAGCGAAACTGAAGTGGCCGCTCTAAAGACTCGTATGTTCCCAAGCAGAGGCTCAGCCTTCCGCTTCTTCCATTCTCGCTGCTTATGATGAACGCCGACCCCGCTTGGCTGAGTGCGATCTCGAATAGGGAGCGCCTTCGCAAGATAAGACCCAAGTCCTTTTTGCGCGTAATCAGCCTGAGGTCCGCCTCAGGATGTGGAGGTGGGCTCACGTGCTTCCATTTACTCTCGTGCTCAAGTCTGAATGGAGCGCAAAACCGTCTAGGTGAATCGCGTCAGTTCAAGGCTTCGACCCGTTCGATCGAA from Bradyrhizobium elkanii USDA 76 harbors:
- a CDS encoding MFS transporter, with the protein product MPSANWAAGKLGTRLAFFVAGFGLAAWAPLVPLAKERLAVDDRMLGLLLLCLGMGSVLAMLLTSVSNARYGSKPIIFVGGLGLALILPWLAIAGTPLALGATLFAFGVSLGAIDVAMNIYAIELERATGRPLMSGFHAHYSIGEFTGSAAVTLFLSLQLGPLFSTLVCSMFMMIAIGSAWPRLTATSVRQQGPVFVLPHRSVVLIAALAAITFLVEGAMLDWSALLLVGQDLLAEAHGGLGCMLFAIAMTAGRLGGDAVVERIGDRATLMLGTLPIMIGFLAVVAAPVAVIAMAGFLLIGLGISNVVPVLCRRAGKQKVMPVGVAIAVITTAGYAGILMGPASIGLVAHMTGLPFAFGMLGALMCIVTLSARMVMAEPR
- a CDS encoding sulfite exporter TauE/SafE family protein; amino-acid sequence: MPEFDGAMLFLAATTCFAAFVNGAIGYGFSSLTVPLALVFYPNRILNPAIVIIEVFVNVYVLFINLKGVPAVWRRVFPILLGLLPGIALGGYALASLQPGWIKFATYTIILPLILLQAAGWRRPIEASWLIGLPFGSMLGILYSVTTISGPPLAMLFNNQGLVKNEFRAGLALVRVVESSATAFVYYKLGLFISESGSLLYAFIPSVLLGIPLGSYVIRRLDPEMFRRICMSFDAWIVGFGLSRVLIELDLVQNGWAYSVMTATILIDFCLLYSFVTTHSPTWSERQSRRSADISA
- a CDS encoding efflux RND transporter permease subunit, which encodes MTFTELFIKRPVLSIVVSLLILLIGLRAAAVLPIRQYPKLSNTVVNITTSYPGASADMIQGFITTPLEQAVASAEGVDYVTSSSVLGASTIQVYIKLNFDPNEALTEVLSKVNSVKSLIPKESNDPVVTKSSGQATAVMYIAFSSEELTASAISDYLSRVVQPVMSTVDGVAAADILGSQSFAMRLWLDAAKMAGHGVSPADVSAAIAANNFQAASGQTKGYFTISDVTTNTDLRSVDDFKRMVVKANDGGFVRMEDIAAVELAAQTTDVSVSMNGEHAVFIGVQASPQGNPLNIVRGVRALFPEMERNLPPALKMKVAYDSTKFIQSSIDEVEKTLIEAVVIVVVVIFLFLASLRSVIIPVVTIPLSLVGVCSMMLALGFSFNLLTLLAMVLAIGLVVDDAIVVVENVHRHLEEGAPPLQAAARGAREIVGPVVSMTITLAAVYAPIGFLGGVTGALFREFAFTLAGAVIVSGVIALTLSPMMCSVCLKSAEKGRFARVVNRVFGATTRWYGRKLDRSLDYRPITGLFALTMLGLVGFLYMHTSKELAPEEDQGIVFALTKAPKYANIDYLNYYGAKLEKAFQKFPETDLSFVLNGTSGSRGGMAGMLLKPWDERKRSSIALKSLVQVELSKIEGINAFAFSLPSLPGGTDGLPVQMVINSTLGFQSVYEQMSNLKDAARKSGLFMVSDSDLEFNQPVVRIKVDRSKANDLGITMQNIGNALATLLGGNYVNHFNLQGRSYQVIPQVPREQRLAPEAIGNYYVKTAKGSMLPLSTVVSVETATDPNALTHYNQLNCATFQAVPMPGVTIGQAVDFLEAQAKKLPAGFSHDFLADARQYVHEGNQLAITFAFALIVIFLALAAQFESLRDPLVIMISVPMAIVGALIPLFLGWATINIYTQVGLLTLVGLISKHGILMVEFANELQLKERLDRRSAIEMAARVRLRPILMTTAAMVTGLIPLLTATGAGAASRFSIGLVLVAGMSIGTLFTLFVLPAVYVAIASDHRADASAGHGKNGTEVELTGAADVQLAK